A genomic stretch from Corynebacterium kutscheri includes:
- the truA gene encoding tRNA pseudouridine(38-40) synthase TruA, with protein MQKVRIRLDLAYDGTNFHGWAKQGNSTLRTVQKTLEDALSLILRHPIELVVAGRTDAGVHATGQVAHFDIERSALDTRSIAGDPAHLVRRLARLLPPDVRVHECSFAPAGFDARFSALRRRYLYRITFHPRGALPTRVIDTAHWPKRVDPERLQAFALSVVGLHDFAAFCKYRENATTIRKLEEFTWRDVSSVSEPLTFEADVVADAFCWSMVRSLVGASLVFAEGKRDDNFADELFTQQSRSSKVPVAPAQGLSLIGVDYPPAELLAARAQQTRAKRSMPPISE; from the coding sequence ATGCAAAAAGTACGAATTCGGCTTGATCTTGCCTATGATGGTACGAATTTTCATGGGTGGGCAAAGCAGGGAAACTCTACGCTGCGCACCGTGCAAAAAACGCTGGAAGATGCGCTGTCATTAATTTTGCGACACCCCATTGAGCTGGTAGTAGCTGGACGTACCGATGCTGGAGTACATGCCACTGGGCAAGTTGCACATTTTGATATTGAGCGCAGTGCTCTTGATACTCGCAGCATTGCCGGCGATCCAGCTCATTTGGTTCGTCGATTAGCGCGCCTGCTACCGCCTGATGTACGAGTACATGAGTGCAGTTTTGCTCCAGCAGGTTTCGACGCTCGTTTTTCCGCTTTACGACGACGCTATCTGTATCGCATTACTTTTCATCCACGCGGCGCACTGCCTACTCGGGTTATTGATACCGCACATTGGCCAAAACGAGTTGACCCTGAACGATTGCAGGCTTTTGCACTAAGCGTAGTAGGCTTGCACGATTTTGCTGCTTTTTGTAAATACCGAGAAAATGCCACCACAATTCGGAAACTAGAAGAATTTACTTGGCGCGATGTATCAAGTGTGAGCGAGCCGCTTACTTTTGAAGCCGATGTAGTTGCCGATGCTTTTTGCTGGTCAATGGTGCGCTCTTTGGTAGGCGCCAGCTTAGTTTTTGCCGAGGGTAAGCGGGATGACAATTTTGCTGATGAGCTTTTTACTCAGCAATCACGTTCCTCCAAGGTACCGGTTGCCCCAGCACAGGGGCTGAGCCTTATCGGTGTGGACTATCCACCGGCAGAATTATTAGCTGCGCGAGCACAACAAACTCGAGCAAAACGAAGTATGCCACCAATAAGTGAATAA
- a CDS encoding DUF6541 family protein, with the protein MDTAQVIWLAVAIFIVPGFILNLASGLRIPWAGAASVPTSFALFGFSGWLYGQIGIRYSPGSVIIFSLGICALALLWRGGFFLVGRRRRPAQGWAWLKAPGSLYDLRWIFPLAGAVAGSYLFLTRSVALYQRNEHGLGAIFQGWDVHWHASEIRFIMERGIADPTRMGELRNIESQLDLYYPSGWHAGASIMANLLDLSPIEATNIAGLVIPAITLPLSIGLLAWRMVGNRGLTAQIAAGFAAPAIVAAPTIYWIGHYVGAWPYVAAMSMAGIVTALYMSVPAVPQRAFAAGLGLMGVVMVHPSAVTVIVMLLGLWWLFYLVFVPSRKLDAQTILTTDTAEEPTVKTRWGWALLSRLRDIAILAAAGILPAAMLLPQLLSGSEETEDVKSYTATEDISRWESWGNLFSMRTRHFEEFGELNWNALLLAAAIGAVVLLVWRRNVWALAFTALSAWIASNSLLPYADPWGEWLNIIGALHYATAHRLVMPVTMMIFAAAGVGLAVVIRIVCLGFITRPAVRTVSNTLSVIIAVGLAYLLYPVPLKIVEQGSYYSITAPNDDRMVSDIDLKAFEWLAQQPGVFDGSQSTVFGEPADGYGWMYAYNGIPAMSRHYAWPALPADNHTQLPYWWAHYIGIGNGGDPQQRNDVDDAVDALGINFFYISPPNFWDFQEQNMALTEWLFNAPGLTPVYRHANVSILAVNDHFTDAQLTAMRANSPDPLAPVATYGQLGLATTTAELNQPYYHRPTTANSTPTFVLPQADENQTAAPAAPAAPASLITTPSVTPQN; encoded by the coding sequence GTGGATACAGCGCAAGTGATCTGGCTTGCCGTGGCCATTTTTATAGTGCCCGGTTTTATCCTAAACCTGGCATCTGGTCTGCGTATCCCCTGGGCAGGTGCGGCTAGTGTTCCCACTTCCTTTGCACTTTTCGGTTTCTCGGGTTGGCTTTATGGTCAGATAGGTATTCGCTACTCACCCGGAAGCGTTATTATATTTTCGCTGGGGATATGCGCACTCGCCTTATTGTGGCGTGGTGGATTTTTTTTAGTTGGCCGTCGACGTCGACCAGCACAAGGATGGGCATGGCTGAAAGCTCCGGGGTCACTGTATGACCTTCGGTGGATTTTCCCCCTTGCTGGAGCTGTTGCCGGTAGTTACCTATTTTTAACCCGCTCGGTAGCGCTATACCAGCGTAACGAACATGGGTTGGGCGCTATTTTTCAAGGCTGGGACGTGCACTGGCATGCCAGCGAAATTCGCTTCATTATGGAGCGTGGCATTGCTGATCCTACGCGGATGGGTGAGCTACGCAATATCGAAAGCCAGTTAGATCTTTATTATCCCTCTGGTTGGCACGCCGGTGCTTCGATTATGGCTAATCTGCTTGATCTAAGCCCTATTGAAGCTACTAATATTGCTGGGTTAGTTATTCCTGCGATCACTTTGCCGCTCAGTATTGGCCTTTTAGCTTGGCGTATGGTGGGAAATCGTGGGCTAACCGCTCAGATTGCCGCTGGATTTGCTGCCCCGGCTATTGTTGCAGCTCCTACGATTTATTGGATCGGGCACTATGTGGGAGCCTGGCCATATGTGGCAGCAATGTCGATGGCTGGAATTGTTACCGCACTATATATGTCAGTGCCGGCCGTGCCGCAGCGTGCTTTTGCTGCGGGGTTAGGGCTGATGGGCGTAGTGATGGTGCACCCATCAGCAGTCACGGTAATTGTTATGTTACTTGGCTTATGGTGGTTGTTTTACCTTGTGTTTGTACCAAGCAGAAAACTTGATGCACAAACAATTTTGACAACCGATACTGCCGAGGAACCAACAGTTAAAACTAGGTGGGGTTGGGCTCTTCTTTCCCGCTTGCGTGATATTGCTATTCTTGCCGCCGCAGGTATCCTGCCCGCCGCGATGTTACTTCCACAGTTGCTCAGCGGTTCCGAAGAAACCGAAGACGTTAAAAGTTATACCGCTACCGAGGACATCAGCCGCTGGGAAAGCTGGGGCAATCTATTCAGTATGCGCACCCGGCACTTTGAAGAATTCGGTGAGCTTAATTGGAATGCCTTATTGCTTGCTGCAGCTATTGGCGCTGTGGTGCTATTGGTATGGCGTCGTAACGTATGGGCACTGGCTTTTACTGCCTTGAGTGCGTGGATTGCATCTAATTCATTATTGCCCTACGCAGATCCGTGGGGTGAGTGGCTTAATATTATTGGTGCTCTCCACTATGCCACCGCACACCGATTGGTTATGCCAGTAACCATGATGATTTTTGCGGCAGCCGGGGTAGGTCTTGCCGTGGTGATCCGTATTGTATGCCTTGGATTTATTACCCGCCCAGCGGTACGCACCGTTAGTAACACTCTCAGCGTGATTATTGCTGTGGGATTAGCCTATCTGTTGTATCCCGTGCCGCTAAAGATCGTCGAACAAGGATCGTATTACAGTATCACCGCGCCGAACGATGACCGTATGGTTAGCGATATTGACCTGAAAGCCTTTGAATGGTTAGCCCAACAACCTGGTGTCTTTGATGGTAGCCAAAGCACCGTATTTGGTGAGCCTGCCGACGGCTATGGTTGGATGTATGCCTACAATGGCATCCCAGCTATGTCACGCCATTACGCTTGGCCTGCACTACCAGCAGATAACCACACTCAACTGCCTTATTGGTGGGCGCATTATATTGGTATCGGCAATGGTGGTGATCCACAGCAACGCAATGATGTAGACGATGCAGTTGATGCACTAGGTATTAACTTCTTCTATATTTCGCCGCCAAATTTCTGGGATTTCCAAGAGCAAAATATGGCGTTGACCGAATGGCTTTTTAATGCCCCCGGCCTTACCCCGGTATATCGCCACGCTAATGTGTCTATCCTAGCGGTTAATGATCACTTCACCGATGCGCAACTTACCGCCATGCGCGCTAACTCTCCAGACCCATTGGCACCGGTTGCAACCTATGGTCAATTAGGCTTGGCGACGACTACTGCCGAGCTTAACCAGCCCTATTATCATCGTCCTACTACTGCTAATAGCACACCAACTTTTGTGCTCCCGCAAGCAGATGAAAACCAGACCGCAGCCCCGGCGGCTCCTGCCGCACCGGCCTCGTTGATTACCACCCCTTCTGTTACCCCGCAGAACTAA
- a CDS encoding metal-sensitive transcriptional regulator — MSTNPPRAISVPSCGCTDESATPETTHQHGYIADKKRYQDRLSRIEGQVRGIRRMVDEDKYCIDILTQISALNSALKSVSLALLDDHMRHCLREAAIHGGEEAEKKFEEVSQAIARFSKS, encoded by the coding sequence ATGAGTACCAACCCCCCTAGGGCAATTTCAGTACCTTCATGTGGCTGTACCGATGAGTCTGCTACTCCAGAAACTACCCACCAGCATGGTTATATCGCCGACAAAAAACGTTATCAGGATCGGCTAAGCCGCATCGAAGGGCAGGTGCGTGGTATTCGTCGTATGGTTGACGAAGATAAATATTGCATTGATATTCTCACCCAAATTTCTGCGCTCAATTCGGCACTAAAATCCGTATCTTTAGCGCTTCTCGACGACCACATGCGCCATTGTTTGCGGGAGGCTGCAATTCACGGCGGCGAAGAAGCAGAAAAGAAATTCGAGGAAGTTTCTCAAGCAATAGCGCGCTTTTCTAAGTCTTAA
- a CDS encoding heavy metal translocating P-type ATPase, producing the protein MLSSPTTTHIDLGVTGMTCTSCSSRVQRKLNKLDGVEATVNFSTETASIDYSPELIDTQKLITTIEGAGYGAFSLANTEEPTAQNTASLSDSTDPMAKIDKAREHEAKELKQRLILSASLATLVMLISMIPALQFTYWQWAVFTMASFVFFIGGAPFHRATLTNIRHGAMTMDTLISVGTTAAYLWSVWALFLGNAGIPGMVMHMNLFNNGHGHMDEIYLESVAVVISFLLLGRWFEIRAKGRSSEALRALLSLGAKDAAVIRDNKEQRIPITELTIGDHFVVRPGEKIAADGVVVDGHSAVDESMLTGEPLPVDKTTGDHVTGATINTSGRLIVKVSRIGEDSVLAHMVALVTQAQAQKAPVQKLVDRIAAVFVPIVIAIAALTFGLHLLSGSDLTYTFAATVAVLIIACPCALGLATPTALLVGTGRGAQLGLLIKGPEVLESTRKVDTIVMDKTGTITKGEMAVQEIHTLTIPKTRAHQLAAAVEQGSEHPIARAITLGQDELTLTDFRAIPGVGVSGKVDGHIVSVTKPDNTLIDALRPYVDSAHHTGATAVILSIDNLPEAVIVLSDQIKPTTTQAIAEMKKLGLTPMLLTGDSIGAARAVAQEVGIDEAHIIAEVMPEEKVAAISALQDKGKTVAMVGDGINDAAALAQADLGLAMGAGTDVAIEAADITLMRNDLIAAVDAIRLSRSTLRTIQANLFWAFAYNVALIPIAALGLLNPMLAGIAMAFSSVFVVSNSLRLRRFNPSK; encoded by the coding sequence ATGCTTTCTAGCCCAACTACCACCCACATTGATCTCGGTGTTACCGGCATGACCTGCACCTCATGTTCATCAAGGGTGCAACGAAAGCTCAATAAATTAGACGGTGTTGAAGCAACGGTGAACTTCTCCACCGAAACCGCTTCGATAGATTACTCCCCCGAGCTTATCGATACCCAAAAGCTCATTACTACTATCGAAGGTGCTGGCTATGGCGCTTTTTCTTTAGCTAACACCGAAGAACCCACCGCACAAAACACCGCATCGCTTTCCGATAGCACCGATCCCATGGCCAAAATCGATAAGGCTAGAGAACATGAGGCTAAAGAATTAAAACAGCGCCTTATTCTTAGTGCTAGTCTTGCCACCCTAGTAATGCTGATCTCAATGATCCCAGCCTTACAATTTACCTATTGGCAGTGGGCTGTTTTTACCATGGCTAGCTTTGTGTTCTTTATTGGCGGCGCGCCTTTTCATAGGGCAACTCTGACTAATATTCGTCATGGTGCAATGACCATGGACACCCTGATCTCAGTAGGTACCACCGCAGCATATTTATGGAGTGTATGGGCCTTATTTTTAGGCAATGCTGGTATCCCCGGCATGGTCATGCACATGAATCTTTTTAATAATGGTCACGGACATATGGATGAAATTTATCTAGAATCCGTTGCTGTTGTTATTAGTTTCCTCTTACTTGGCCGCTGGTTTGAGATTCGCGCCAAAGGACGCTCCAGCGAAGCACTACGCGCACTATTATCGCTGGGAGCAAAAGATGCCGCCGTTATTCGAGATAATAAAGAACAACGTATCCCCATTACTGAGCTAACAATCGGGGATCATTTTGTGGTGCGTCCTGGCGAAAAAATCGCTGCTGATGGTGTGGTAGTTGATGGCCATTCCGCAGTTGATGAGTCCATGCTTACCGGTGAGCCGCTTCCCGTGGATAAAACCACAGGTGATCACGTCACCGGCGCAACAATCAATACCTCAGGCCGACTCATCGTCAAAGTCAGTCGGATTGGTGAAGATTCTGTTCTTGCCCATATGGTTGCACTCGTCACCCAAGCTCAAGCACAAAAGGCACCGGTACAAAAATTAGTTGATCGTATCGCTGCTGTTTTCGTACCCATCGTTATTGCAATCGCAGCACTAACTTTCGGGCTACATTTACTAAGCGGTAGCGACCTTACCTATACCTTTGCTGCAACTGTCGCCGTACTCATTATCGCCTGCCCCTGTGCACTAGGTTTAGCTACTCCCACCGCTTTATTAGTTGGCACCGGCAGAGGTGCCCAACTTGGTCTGCTTATTAAAGGTCCAGAAGTTTTAGAATCAACCCGCAAAGTCGACACCATTGTTATGGATAAAACCGGCACAATCACTAAAGGGGAGATGGCGGTACAAGAAATCCACACACTCACAATTCCTAAGACCCGTGCCCACCAGCTAGCAGCAGCTGTGGAACAAGGCAGTGAGCACCCAATCGCACGTGCTATCACCCTAGGACAAGATGAACTTACCCTCACAGATTTTCGTGCTATCCCTGGTGTGGGCGTATCAGGCAAGGTTGACGGGCATATTGTTAGTGTAACAAAACCCGATAACACGCTTATCGATGCACTACGCCCCTACGTTGACTCAGCACATCATACAGGTGCTACCGCGGTGATCTTAAGCATCGATAATCTGCCAGAAGCCGTCATTGTCCTCAGCGATCAAATCAAACCAACTACTACCCAAGCAATTGCTGAAATGAAGAAACTGGGGCTGACACCCATGCTGCTTACCGGTGATAGCATCGGCGCAGCGCGCGCGGTTGCTCAGGAGGTAGGCATTGATGAAGCTCATATCATCGCCGAGGTTATGCCAGAAGAAAAAGTCGCTGCCATTAGTGCGCTACAGGATAAAGGAAAAACAGTCGCTATGGTAGGCGACGGCATTAATGATGCTGCCGCATTGGCTCAAGCCGACCTTGGCCTAGCAATGGGTGCTGGCACTGACGTTGCTATCGAAGCCGCCGATATTACCCTCATGCGCAATGATCTTATTGCCGCTGTCGATGCTATCCGGCTATCGCGATCCACACTACGCACTATTCAAGCTAATCTGTTTTGGGCTTTTGCTTATAATGTGGCACTTATTCCCATTGCTGCTCTTGGGTTACTTAACCCAATGTTAGCTGGCATTGCCATGGCATTTTCTTCTGTTTTTGTTGTATCCAATTCATTGCGGTTACGTCGATTTAATCCCTCAAAATAG
- the eccB gene encoding type VII secretion protein EccB, with the protein MSLKPTTKAQVSGHKFLVRRLEHGLVFGDIRMIHDPLQRRLRAVMFAIAMSVLIAVGAGAMAIFAPAPNPGDAHIIQAQSGQLYVRVDNNFHPVGNLTSARLIVGKASEPAKVGDELLAQLPKAIPVGISDAPALFSTQEPDPMQWLVCHMALKPENRLQPQRNEIIILADQQKKFVPLAKNQMIFAGEEILTSKGRAPITQELLHLIRRDIAITAHTPIWRAPKEVRVVAKEHPAITLPDPVPTIYSFEGRSFALLGDKAEEIGAIQARILSTAGARREIITATELGQKDFLDEQVLAALKFFPPADIQWLDPSAHTICINHDGEVGTIDYDTGAVALSGQAVATHFAGSGTAVAVDTGSGIHIIGETGLRHRLESPEVLDHLGIEYVQPITWAVLRLLPEGTPLGRQAALTPIY; encoded by the coding sequence ATGAGTCTGAAACCTACTACCAAAGCGCAGGTGTCGGGACATAAATTTCTTGTGCGCCGACTTGAACATGGCCTAGTCTTTGGCGATATTCGTATGATTCACGATCCTTTACAGCGTCGCCTGCGAGCAGTTATGTTTGCGATCGCCATGAGTGTGCTTATTGCAGTGGGTGCCGGTGCAATGGCTATTTTTGCTCCAGCACCGAATCCCGGTGATGCCCACATTATTCAGGCACAATCTGGTCAGCTTTATGTGCGAGTAGATAATAACTTTCATCCGGTGGGAAACCTCACCTCAGCACGGTTAATTGTGGGTAAAGCAAGTGAACCAGCCAAGGTAGGTGATGAATTACTAGCGCAACTTCCTAAGGCAATTCCAGTAGGAATTAGTGATGCACCGGCACTTTTTAGCACTCAAGAACCAGATCCTATGCAATGGTTGGTATGCCATATGGCTTTGAAGCCAGAAAACCGCCTGCAACCACAGCGAAATGAGATTATTATTCTGGCTGATCAACAGAAAAAGTTTGTTCCCTTGGCTAAAAACCAGATGATTTTTGCTGGTGAAGAAATACTTACTTCTAAGGGACGAGCACCGATAACCCAAGAACTACTGCACCTTATCCGCCGCGATATAGCCATAACTGCACACACACCGATATGGCGAGCACCTAAAGAGGTGCGCGTGGTAGCGAAAGAACATCCAGCGATCACACTGCCAGATCCAGTGCCAACAATTTATAGTTTTGAGGGAAGATCTTTTGCATTATTAGGCGATAAGGCAGAAGAAATAGGAGCAATACAGGCCAGGATTCTTAGTACTGCTGGGGCACGGCGAGAAATTATTACCGCCACTGAGCTAGGGCAAAAAGATTTTCTTGATGAGCAGGTACTTGCAGCGTTAAAATTTTTCCCACCAGCAGATATTCAATGGCTAGATCCTAGTGCACATACCATCTGTATTAATCATGATGGTGAAGTTGGCACAATTGATTATGATACCGGCGCAGTTGCTCTTTCCGGACAAGCAGTGGCTACTCATTTTGCTGGTTCAGGAACTGCGGTGGCGGTTGATACCGGAAGTGGAATACATATTATTGGCGAAACTGGATTGCGCCACCGGCTGGAAAGTCCAGAAGTATTGGATCATCTTGGTATCGAATATGTGCAGCCGATTACTTGGGCAGTGTTGCGTTTACTTCCAGAAGGAACCCCATTAGGTAGGCAAGCTGCACTTACCCCGATTTATTAG
- a CDS encoding TIGR02611 family protein, with protein MGSMRDAVSEKVDNIRLHHHGLKTHRLGFLIRPCTLAAGWIITIVGLIAIPLPGPGWLTVFVGIGVLSLELHWAKRLLNWGVRFYERFFAWYHIQSKKVRYGLVAATCACAWIAVIGVLFISWKVGAIPALNPVIEAVLNV; from the coding sequence ATGGGATCAATGCGTGATGCTGTGTCGGAGAAGGTCGACAATATCCGGCTCCACCACCACGGATTGAAAACACACCGGCTAGGTTTTCTTATTCGCCCCTGCACCCTGGCTGCGGGATGGATCATTACTATCGTTGGACTTATTGCTATCCCTTTGCCTGGGCCTGGTTGGCTTACCGTTTTTGTTGGCATCGGTGTGCTCTCGCTAGAGCTGCACTGGGCAAAACGGCTGCTTAATTGGGGAGTACGTTTTTATGAACGCTTTTTTGCTTGGTATCACATACAAAGTAAAAAAGTACGCTATGGCCTTGTTGCCGCCACCTGTGCTTGTGCCTGGATTGCCGTTATTGGGGTTTTATTTATTTCCTGGAAAGTTGGTGCGATACCAGCACTGAACCCGGTGATAGAAGCCGTTCTCAACGTCTGA
- the mycP gene encoding type VII secretion-associated serine protease mycosin: MRIFTVFIALAISVGLGIATISLSPVVAHVNAQPNCPNSQPATAEALNQQAHISDNIRKAHSFATGKGIKVAVIDTGVANHPRLGGVINGGDLLGHGNSYDDCDGHGTIVAGIIAARPGDDDIIGVAPDAQIISIRQSSSLLHRADNPHVSGTLDTLGDAIVLAVEQGAQVINTSVVACIPPGTPDVDTTSFDAAIHRAEEAGVVIVSSLGNTTPECPQNSTIYPAHHPLVLGVGANVDPYYQTDYTLVTPHKHLSALGSCPAGLSPRGDGMAMGLLQGQNFTPFEGTSFAAPAVSGLVALIKQRYPHYSPAQLREYLFAAVDPSTGFIDIPHALGLIDAYPIPKPDYQPQALVVEKQTPRVFIKHTALFFGIIAGLIFFFIIAAEKFRR; the protein is encoded by the coding sequence ATGAGAATTTTTACTGTTTTTATTGCCCTAGCAATCAGTGTTGGATTAGGTATTGCTACCATTTCATTATCCCCGGTTGTTGCGCATGTCAATGCGCAACCGAATTGTCCTAATAGTCAGCCGGCCACGGCGGAAGCGCTGAACCAGCAGGCTCATATCAGCGATAACATCCGTAAGGCTCATTCTTTTGCCACTGGAAAAGGCATTAAAGTTGCAGTGATTGATACTGGAGTAGCTAACCATCCTCGTTTAGGTGGGGTAATTAATGGTGGTGATCTCTTAGGCCATGGCAATAGTTATGATGATTGCGATGGTCATGGCACTATTGTCGCCGGTATTATCGCGGCTAGACCCGGTGATGACGATATTATTGGAGTGGCTCCGGATGCTCAGATTATTAGTATTCGTCAATCTAGTTCTTTATTGCACCGGGCAGATAATCCACATGTTAGCGGTACCCTAGATACTTTAGGCGATGCCATTGTTCTTGCAGTAGAACAAGGTGCACAAGTAATTAACACTTCTGTGGTTGCGTGTATCCCACCTGGTACCCCCGATGTTGATACCACTAGTTTTGATGCGGCAATCCATCGTGCAGAAGAAGCAGGGGTAGTTATTGTTTCTTCGTTAGGCAATACCACCCCAGAATGCCCACAAAATAGCACTATTTATCCAGCACATCATCCACTGGTTTTAGGTGTTGGGGCAAATGTTGATCCTTATTATCAAACGGATTACACCTTAGTTACTCCGCATAAACATCTTTCGGCGCTCGGATCCTGTCCGGCTGGGCTCTCCCCGCGAGGCGATGGCATGGCGATGGGGTTATTACAAGGGCAAAATTTCACACCTTTTGAAGGCACAAGTTTCGCGGCTCCAGCAGTCAGTGGACTAGTTGCCCTCATTAAACAGCGGTATCCGCACTATTCACCGGCTCAGTTACGTGAGTATCTGTTTGCCGCAGTTGATCCTAGCACTGGTTTTATTGATATTCCCCATGCTCTTGGGCTTATCGACGCCTACCCTATACCAAAGCCAGACTATCAACCGCAGGCATTGGTCGTCGAAAAGCAAACACCGCGTGTTTTTATAAAACACACGGCACTATTTTTTGGGATTATTGCTGGGCTTATCTTTTTCTTTATTATTGCCGCAGAAAAATTCAGACGTTGA
- the eccD gene encoding type VII secretion integral membrane protein EccD codes for MALIDHNLRVHVRVDLGDDVSRIREGTDLSLPATSSISEILPDILKLIDAPHITVSWQARTASGTIIDPALALIDAGLHHGSIILLSPKRQQPLETASDTAEAIEQVSSRHKTKPHTYFSQLFEETSVCAGIFGLSILSFQFSHTLPLVISGSVLSTLCLGLVLARASFSYVPLTAVISSVSLVLAIFGFPGAHTQRLESALLILVVVISIIVISGIGLWLKHCVLQEGAALITFCLCIAFAAISIWLYRPGIYGSEHGWLIGAAALVLSLATTGMIIAPRIATALVGLRVPQLPSGAIDQPITTCDSQQAIKALNASQLFDGIMAGLGLSCSGALLLIMLYPDHQSGFLQALCLVIGGALIIHSHRYISPIALWATWIPGIISIATAACCVQAHWLSIVAAVLPILTLATTPLWARFLATTTPTTLQWIERGESLMIAASLPLTLHLMGIFALIRGLGA; via the coding sequence GTGGCGCTTATCGACCATAACCTCAGAGTCCATGTTCGCGTTGACCTTGGCGACGATGTTTCCAGAATCCGTGAAGGAACTGATTTAAGCCTGCCGGCAACTAGTTCTATAAGTGAAATTCTTCCCGATATTCTAAAACTTATCGACGCTCCACATATCACTGTTTCTTGGCAAGCTCGCACGGCCAGCGGTACCATCATTGATCCTGCGCTTGCACTTATTGATGCCGGTCTTCACCACGGCAGCATTATTTTGTTATCACCTAAACGTCAGCAGCCATTAGAAACTGCCAGTGACACGGCAGAAGCCATCGAACAAGTAAGTTCCCGCCATAAAACAAAACCGCATACCTATTTTTCACAGCTTTTCGAAGAAACCTCAGTGTGTGCTGGAATTTTTGGTTTATCTATTCTGAGTTTTCAGTTTTCTCATACGCTGCCTTTGGTTATCTCGGGAAGTGTTTTAAGCACTTTATGTTTAGGGTTAGTGCTTGCTCGCGCTAGTTTTAGTTATGTACCACTTACCGCAGTTATAAGCAGTGTGTCGCTGGTACTGGCCATCTTTGGTTTTCCCGGCGCGCATACGCAGCGTCTAGAAAGCGCGTTACTTATTCTTGTCGTAGTTATAAGCATTATCGTTATTAGTGGGATCGGCCTTTGGCTAAAGCATTGCGTGCTCCAAGAAGGTGCTGCACTTATTACTTTTTGTCTGTGTATAGCTTTTGCTGCGATCAGCATCTGGTTATATCGACCAGGTATTTATGGCTCAGAACATGGCTGGCTCATTGGGGCTGCGGCTCTCGTCTTATCTCTTGCTACCACGGGCATGATTATCGCTCCCCGAATAGCTACTGCTCTTGTTGGGCTGCGTGTACCACAACTTCCTTCCGGTGCGATTGATCAACCAATTACTACCTGCGATAGTCAACAAGCTATAAAAGCACTAAACGCATCTCAGCTTTTCGACGGCATTATGGCTGGCCTAGGGTTAAGTTGTAGTGGCGCATTGCTACTTATTATGTTGTATCCCGATCATCAGTCAGGTTTCTTACAAGCACTATGTCTAGTTATCGGCGGTGCCCTCATTATTCATTCCCACCGTTATATAAGTCCTATTGCTTTATGGGCAACCTGGATTCCTGGCATTATTAGTATTGCAACGGCTGCGTGCTGTGTACAAGCACATTGGTTATCAATAGTCGCGGCTGTATTACCAATCCTCACGCTAGCTACTACACCCTTGTGGGCACGCTTTTTAGCTACTACTACCCCAACGACCCTGCAGTGGATTGAACGTGGTGAATCATTGATGATCGCTGCTTCTTTACCCTTAACACTGCATCTCATGGGTATTTTTGCATTAATCCGAGGTTTAGGGGCATGA